A single genomic interval of Lynx canadensis isolate LIC74 chromosome A2, mLynCan4.pri.v2, whole genome shotgun sequence harbors:
- the LRRC2 gene encoding leucine-rich repeat-containing protein 2: MGHKVVVFDISVVRALWETRVKKHKAWQKKEAERLEKSALEKIKEEWNFVAECRRKGIPQAVYCKNGFVDTSVRLLEKIERNSLTRQSLLSKERDKRSSAFVFELSGEQWTELPDSLKEQTHLKEWHISNTLIQIIPTYIELFQAMRILDLPKNQISHLPAEIGRLKNLRELNVSFNHLKSIPPELGGCENLEKLDCSGNLELTELPFELSNLKQVTFVDIAANKFASVPICVLRMSNLQWLDISNNSLTDLPQDIDRLEELQTFILYKNKLTYLPYALLNLKKLTLLVVSGDHLVELPTALCDSSTPLKFVSLMDNPIDNTQCEDGVEVMESEQDRQHFDKEFLKAYIEDLKERESVPSYTTKVSFSLQL, translated from the exons ATGGGACACAAAGTGGTCGTATTCGACATTTCTGTCGTCAGAGCCTTGTGGGAAACTCGTGTCAAGAAGCACAAAGCCTGGcagaagaaggaggcagaaaggcTTGAGAAAAGCGCTTTGGAAAA GATAAAGGAAGAGTGGAATTTCGTGGCCGAGTGCAGGAGGAAAGGCATCCCCCAGGCTGTGTACTGCAAGAATGGCTTCGTAGACACCAGCGTGAGGCTTCTGGAAAAGATCGAAAGGAACTCTCTCACCAGGCAGAGTTTACTTTCCAAGGAGAGAGACAAACGGAGCAGTGCGTTTGTGTTTGAACTTTCGGGGGAGCAGTGGACG GAGCTCCCGGATTCGTTGAAGGAGCAGACACACCTAAAAGAATGGCACATCAGCAATACCCTGATTCAAATCATTCCTACCTATATCGAGCTGTTTCAAGCGATGAGAATTCTGGATCTGCCAAAAAACCAAATCTCCCATCTTCCGGCTGAAATTG GTCGTTTGAAGAACCTGAGAGAACTCAATGTGAGTTTCAACCATCTGAAGAGCATCCCTCCGGAGCTGGGGGGCTGCGAAAATCTCGAGAAACTGGATTGTTCCGGAAATCTGGAATTAACCGAGCTCCCCTTTGAG TTAAGTAACTTGAAGCAAGTGACATTCGTAGATATCGCGGCAAACAAGTTTGCCAGTGTCCCGATCTGTGTCCTGAGGATGTCGAATTTGCAGTGGTTGGATATCAGCAACAATAGCCTGACCGACCTGCCCCAAGATATAGACAG GCTAGAAGAGCTGCAGACCTTTATCTTGTATAAGAACAAGCTGACCTACCTTCCGTACGCCTTGCTTAACCTAAAGAAGCTGACCTTGTTAGTCGTCAGTGGGGACCATTTGGTGGAGCTCCCCACGGCCCTGTGTGACTCGTCCACACCTTTAAA ATTTGTAAGCCTTATGGACAATCCTATTGATAATACCCAGTGTGAAGACGGTGTGGAAGTGATGGAAAGTGAACAAGATCGTCAACACTTtgataaagaatttttgaaagCCTATATTGAAGATCTTAAAGAAAGAG